A region of the Pseudarthrobacter oxydans genome:
CCTCCTCTCGCACCGCCTGGTCAAGCCCAACACCATCAACCTGGACGGCATCTTCGGCAACCTGCCCAACGTCGTGTGGACCAACTTCGGCCCCGCCCCGGTGGAGGGCTTCGAGCTCACCCGCGCGCGGCTGCGGCGCCGTGGCGCCGTCACTGTCTACGGCATTGACAAGTTCCCGCGGATGGTGGACTACGTGGTGCCCACAGGTGTAAGGATTGCCGACGCCGACCGCGTGCGCCTCGGTGCCCACCTGGCCGAAGGCACCACCGTGATGCACGAAGGTTTCGTCAACTTCAATGCCGGAACCCTGGGCACCTCCATGGTGGAAGGCCGCATCTCGGCCGGCGTAGTGACCGGCAACGGCAGTGACGTCGGCGGCGGAGCCTCCATCATGGGCACGCTGTCCGGCGGGGGCAAGGAAAAAATCACCATCGGCGAGCGGGTCCTGCTGGGCGCCAATTCAGGCGTCGGCATCAGCATCGGTGACGATTCGGTGGTTGAGGCCGGGCTGTACGTGACGGCGGGAACCCGCGTCCGCATCCCGGGACCAAAGGATGAGGTGGGTGAAGACACCACCAAGATCGTCAAGGCCGCGGAGCTGTCCGGCGTGCCCAACTTGCTGTTCCGCCGCAACTCCACCACGGGCGCGGTGGAGGTCCTCCCCCGCCAGGGCCAGACCGTGGAGCTGAACGACGCCCTGCACGCCAACTGATCCTTCATGGCACGAAGACGCAGCCTGCGCACCCTCGCGGTACTGGTGCTCACCCTGGCACTCGTAGCCGGCGGCATCTACTCGGCCGTGTTCTTCCTGCAGCGTTCCGAAACCCTCGTTTCGGAACGCTGCAGGGCCGTCATTGACGAACGGACATCCGAGCTGGCCCCGGACCAGGCCGTCTATGCCTCGCTGATCACTGCTGTTGCCGTGCAGCGCGGACTTCCGCCGCGGGCAGCAAGCATAGCGCTGGCCACCGCCATGCAGGAGTCCAAGCTGCGGAACATTGAGCACGGAGACCAGGCCGGCCCGGATTCGCGCGGGCTGTTCCAGCAGCGTCCTTCCCAAGGGTGGGGAACCGAGGCGCAGATCATGGATCCGTACTATGCGGCGAACGCCTTCTACGACGCCCTGGTGAAAATCCCCGGGTATGAGTCACTGGAGATTACCGAGGCAGCCCAGCGTGTTCAGCGCTCCGCCTACCCCGCCGCCTACGCGCAGCACGAGGAAATGGGACGGACTTTTGCCTCCGGCCTGAGCGGCCAGACGCCCGAGGCCGTCCAATGCACCCTTCGGGCGGCCGGCACCGGCGGCGACGCCGCAACGGTGTCCGCCGAGCTGGACCAGGCGTACGGCCCGCTGGAAACAACTGTCGACGGTGAGACCCTGGTGGTCGAGGCCGCGGGAAGCCAGGCGTGGTCCGTGGCCCAATGGGCGGTTGCCAACGCCAAAGGCTTTGAGGTCACCCGGGTCGAGGTGGCGGGCAGAAGCTGGAACCGTGCATCGCGGGACGGCTGGCAGGAATCTGCGGGTCCGGAGGGCGGGGTCCGGATCACGGTGGCGGCGGGAGACGCCCGCAGCTGAGGACCGGCGGGCTGCGGGCAGGTGGAGGCGGAAGGTCCCTAGACCAGGATCTCCACCACTGGCTGGACGTAGCTGCGGAATAGCTCCGGCTCGCCCATCAGCTTGTTGCTCATGATGATTTTGTCCGGCTCCATGTACCAGGCCCGCTGTTCGTTCAACGGCAGCTCGATGATGGTCAGCTTGAAGTCACGGGAATCACGGCCCACCTCCATCAGCCTGTCATCCACCATGTCCTCAAGAATCTGGTCAGCTCCAGTGGCAGCACGCTCCGCCTCAATCTCGGCGTACTCACTCCTGCGCTCCCGCGCCCAGGTAAGGGCAGCACCGAAGTGTGCCTGCAGCACCCGCTGCAGCGCGGGCGAATTGCCGAAGGCCTCGAAGTTCGGCGGTGACAATTCAGGGGACGTCTGGGGGTGGGCTTTGAGCAGCTGTTCCCACCAGGCTTCCCACTCCGTCTTCAGGGCACTCAAACCACCAACGTCGGCGGTCAGGTGCGAATGGTCGGCGCGGCGGACCTTGGGCGCTGCATGCGACAACGATGGCTGACCTGCCCCGTCAAGCCCTGCAGTATCCCGGACGTACAGGGCTATCATCATGGGCCCTGACGTGTCCGTGGTGATTTGCCACCTGGTGCCGCTTGTCTGATGCATCCGACGTCCTTCCGTGGTGTGCCCGCACCGGGGTTGGGTGACCGGGCAGCGCCCCCTGCTAATCAGTGTATTCCCCTCAATGCCCACGTTAGTGGCTGGCATCACATCCCGTCGAGGTGCCGTTCCAGGACGTCAACGCACATTTCGCGGGTCATCCATCCGGGTTGCAGCAGCGCATGCATGCACAGCCCGTCGAGCGTCGCCAGGAGGCGCTCCGCCTCCAGCACGAGGCTGTCCTGCGGCTCGTCCTGCGGCATTAAGGCGCTAACCACCCGCCCCGCGATGACAGCCACCTCGCGGTGGCTCCGGTCTGCCTCAGTGGCAAGGAACGGCCTGACCCGTGCAGCATTCTTGAACGCCATCCAGGCGCACGCCTCCAGCGCCCGCTGCTCATCCAGGGGCAGGATTCCGCACAGCAGGGTTAACACTGCCTCGCGGTGCTCGGCGGAACCGGGCACTGCATCGTGTACCGCAGGCAGGGATGCTCCAAGGCGGCCCACGATGCGGTCCACTACCACTGCGAAGGAGAAGGAGAGCAGTTCCTCGCTCCCGGAGAAGTAGTGCCGGACGGAACCGACAGCCAGCCCGGCCTCATCGGCGACTTCCCGCAGCGAGGCCCGCTCCAGCCCGTCACCTGCGATGATCCGGAGAACGGCTTCGACCACGTCCTGGCGCCGGGCTTCGGCATCTACGATTTTGGGCACTACTTGTATTTAGCACGGATGTGTTCTTCCGCGGGGCGCGGCATGCCGTGCAGCCGCACTTCGGGCAGCATCCTTCTTGCCCGGCATCCGGGACGCAGCGGCGGCGGCACGTGTTGTTGGGATAGCGTTGAGGCATGAAAATTCTCGTCACCGGAGGCACCGGCTACATTGGTTCCCACACTGTTTTGTCCCTGCAGGAAGCCGGCCATGACGTCGTGGTCATCGACAACCTGGTCAACTCCAGTGAAGAGTCCCTCCGGCGGGTAGCCGAACTCAGCGGGAAGACTGCCGAGTTCCATAATGTCGACCTCGTGGACGAGGCCGCCGTCGAAAAGGTCTTCGCCGCCGGCGCCATTGACGCCGTGATCCACTTTGCAGGGCTGAAAGCCGTGGGCGAGTCCGTCCGTGAGCCGCTCAAGTACTACTACAACAACCTGGTAGGGACCCTGAACCTCATCCGGGTGATGGACCGCCACGATGTCCGGTCCATCGTCTTCAGCTCCTCAGCCACGGTCTACGGCGAGCACAACCCCATCCCCTATGTCGAAAAGATGGAGATCGGGGCCAACAACCCTTACGGCCGCACCAAGGAGCAGATCGAGGACATCCTCTCGGACCTCGGGTCAGCCGACACCCGCTGGCACATTGCCCTGTTGCGCTACTTCAACCCGGTGGGCGCCCACCCCTCCGGCCGGATCGGCGAGGACCCCCAAGGGATCCCCAACAACCTGGTTCCGTTCATCGCCCAGGTGGCCGTGGGCCGCCGCGAAAAGCTCATGGTGTTCGGCGGCGACTATGACACGCCCGACGGCACATGCCTGCGCGACTACATCCACGTCGTCGACCTTGCCGAGGGCCACGTGGCCGCACTGAACCACGTGGCGGACCGCGCCGGTGTGTTCCGCTGGAACCTGGGCTCCGGCAAGGGCTCCTCCGTCCTGGAAGTCCTCCGCTCGTTCGAAAAGGCTGTGGGCAGGCCCATCCCCTATGAGATCACCGGCCGCCGCGCCGGCGACCTCCCGGCCTTCTGGGCCGACGCAACCTCCGCCCTGGCCGACCTCAGCTGGTCCACCACCAAGACAGTGGACCAGATGTGCGAGGACCACTGGCGCTGGCAGAAAAACAACCCCCAGGGCTACGCCTCCTGACCTGCCCACCGATTGCTCCGAAGTTGTCGTTTTGGTACGCCTAAACGACAACTGCGGAGCACTCGATGGGATTAACGACGTCGGCCGCCCACCTCAGGAAGGTGGGCGGCCGTCGTCGTACTGGAGCCGGTGGGCGGGCCCGCACCGGCGAGGGAGTGGGGACTAGCGGACCGGGTAGTCGCGCTCGGGCTCACCGATGTACAGCTGGCGGGGGCGGCCGATCTTGGTGTTGGGGTCGCTGATCATTTCGCGCCACTGGGCAATCCAGCCCGGAAGGCGGCCGATGGCGAACAGGACCGTGAACATCTTCTCCGGGAACCCCATGGCCTTGTAGATCAGGCCGGTGTAGAAGTCCACGTTCGGGTAGAGCTTGCGCTGGATGAAGTAGTCATCGTTCAGCGCCTTCTCTTCCAGGCGGAGGGCGATGTCCAGCAGTTCGTCGTTGCCGCCGAGCTTGGTGAGGATCTCGTGGGCCGTGGCCTTGACGATCTTGGCGCGCGGATCGTAGTTCTTGTAGACGCGGTGCCCGAAGCCCATGAGGCGGACGCCATCTTCCTTGTTCTTGACCTTCTCCATGTAGTCCTCGGGCTTGGTGCCGTCGGCCTGGATCTGGCGAAGCATCTTGAGCACGGCCTCGTTGGCGCCGCCGTGGGCGGGGCCAAAGAGCGCGTTGATGCCTGCGGACACCGAGGCGAAGAGGTTGGCGTTGGAGGAACCCACCAGCCGCACCGTGGAGGTGGAGCAGTTCTGCTCGTGGTCCGCGTGCAGGATGAGCAGCAGGTCCAGTGCCTTCGCGACGACCGGGTCCACCTCGTACTGCTCCGCCGGAAGCCCGAAGCTGAGGCGCAGGAAGTTCTCCACGAGGTTGTGGGAGTTGTCCGGGTACAGCATGGGCTGGCCGATGGACTTCTTGTGCGCGTACGCCGCGATGACCGGGAGCTTGGCCATGAGGCGAATTGTGGAAACTTCCACCTGTTCTGCATTGAACGGATCCAGCGAGTCCTGGTAGAACGTGGACAGCGCGGATACGGCGGAGGACAGGACGGGCATGGGGTGCGCGTCGCGGGGGAAGCCGCCGAAGAAGCCCTTGAGCTCCTCATGCAGCAGGGTGTGCCGCCGGATCTTCTGGTCGAACGTGTCCAGTTCCGTGGGCGTGGGCAGGTTGCCGTAGATCAGCAGGTAGGACACCTCGAGGAAGCTGGAGTGCTGCGCCAGCTGCTCGATGGGGTATCCGCGGTACCGCAGGATGCCCGCATCGCCATCGATGTAGGTGATGGCCGAGGTGGTGGCTGCAGTGTTCATGAAGCCGGGGTCGAAGGTGACTGCGCCCGTCTGCTTCAGCAGCTTGGAAACGTCGTAGCCTTCGTTCCCTTCAATAACCTGGATGCGCGGGAGCTTAAGCTCGCCTCCTGCGTGGAGCAGGGTCGCTGCGTTGTTGGTCTCAGTCATGGAGTCCCCTTCATGAGGCATCTGGGCCTCTGTCGAAAGCTTGATCCAACATCAGGTGAGCCGCGCACTGACCCTGAGAACACAGGTTCCAACACCCGGGCTGCCTTCTTGTAGAGGGCCACCATTGATAGTCACTTAAAAAGTACCCGCTCATTGGCGGGTGTCACTAATCCAAGACGTGGCTGAAGCCCCTAAAATAGGGCTCTTGTGGCGCGAGTCACACCATTGTTACGGTGCTGTTTTATTGCCGCGCCGCTGCCAGCCGTGACACTGCGGCGTCGATGCGCTCGTCCGAACCCGTCAAAGCCACGCGGATGTAGCCGTTGCCCGCCTCGCCGTAGAAAACCCCGGGGCCCACAACGATGCCGCGCTCAGCCAGCCGTGCCACTGTGTCCCACGTGCTCTCCCCCGCCGTGGACCAAAGGTACAGTCCGGCGTCGGAATCCTTGATCTCCAGGCCGAAGTCCAGCAGGGCCGGGACCAGCCGATCGCGGCGTCCGCGGTACAGGTCCTTCTGCGCCTCAACGTGGGCGTCGTCTCCAAGCGCTACGCGCATGGCCTCCTGGACCGGGTACGGGACAATCATGCCTGCGTGCTTGCGGCTGTTGACCAGGTTGGGCATCAAGTCAGGATCTCCGGCCACAAACGCTGCACGGTAGCCTGCCACGTTGGACTGCTTGCTGAGGGAGTAGACGGCCAGGAGCCCCCGATGGGAGCCTCCCGCGACCCGGGGGTCCAGGATACTGGGAACGGCCTGGCCGCCGCGCTGGACGTCCCAATCGCCCCACCCCAGCTCGGCGTAGCATTCGTCCGAGGCCACCACGGCGCCCAGCCCACGGGCCTGTTCCACGAGCGCTTTCAGGGATTCGACGCCCCGGACGCTGCCTGTGGGGTTGCCGGGCGAGTTGACCCAGATGAGCCGTACCCGCGCCCGCGTCTCGTCGTCGAGTTCATCCAGGTTGTCGGTCGCCACGGACGCGGCACCGGCGAGGGTGGCCCCGATGTCATAGGTAGGGTATGCCACCTTCGGGCGCACGACGACGTCTCCGGGCTTAAGCCCCAGCAGGAGCGGCAGCCATGCCACGAGTTCCTTGGAGCCCACGGTGGGCATGATGTTGCGGGGATCGAGGCCGGTAACGCCGCGGCGCCGCTCAAACCACCCGGCAATCGCTTCACGGAGGGCCGGGGTGCCGTGGACGGTGGGGTACCCCGGGGCGTCGGCGGCCGCCTTCAGCGCGTCCTGGATCAGGGCGGGGGTGGGGTCAACCGGGGTGCCAATGGACAGATTGACCGCCCCGTCCGGGTGCTGCCCGGCCTTGGCGACATACGGCGCCATGGCCTCCCACGGGTAGTCAGGCAGGTCCAGGCCAAAGGTTCTTGCTGCTGCGGTCACGGTCCCTGCCCGGGTCAGTGGTCTTGGTTCTGCGGCGGCAACGCGGCGATCATCGGGTGGTCCTTGCCCGTGTTGCCGATTTTCGCGGCACCTCCGGGGGAACCGAGGTCATCAAAGAACTCGACGTTGGCCTTGTAGTAGTCCGCCCATTCCTCCGGGGTGTCATCCTCGTAGTAAATGGCTTCAACCGGGCAGACCGGTTCACAGGCGCCGCAGTCCACGCACTCGTCCGGATGGATGTACAGCGAACGCTCACCTTCGTAGATGCAGTCGACGGGGCATTCCTCAATACATGCCTTGTCCTTGACATCTACACACGGCTGCGCGATTACGTACGTCACGTCCCTGGCCTCTCCACGTTGGTTCCGGCAACCCGCCGGTTCTTGCATCCGGCAACTGCGGCCGGACTCTTGACATCTGAGCCTATTATCTCCCAGCCCGTTCCCGCGAACCTAGCCGGGCACCTAGTATGAACTGGTGAGTCAGCCTATACCCGCTCCTTCCGGGTTCCTCTCCACCGCAACGCCTGGAACGAGGGTTGTGGTGCGCTACCGCATCGAGGACGGGCTCACGGATGCCCTCGGGCACCTCCTGGCCTGCGACGCCGGTGCGTGCACCATCCGCACCCGGCAGGCCGACGTCGTCATTCCCTTGGACCTGGTGGTGGCTGCCAAAGAAGTGCCACCGGCGCCGGAGCGGCGCCGGCCGCGCGCCTAGGGCGATCCACGCTGCGCAGGGACAGTCCCTGCGCAGCGAACCCGGGCTTCACTGCGCAGGGCGGTACGTCGCGAGTGCCTGATGCACCATGTGCACGAACTTCTTGGGTTCGGCGAGCAGCATCTCGAACGTCACGCGAAGGGTGGGAACGCCCCGGACAACGGTAACGTTCCAGCGCCGCCTGTCCTCCCGGTACGCTGCGCGGCTGCTGTGGTGGGTGTAGCCATCCGTCTCGATGCCCAGCAGTCCGTCCACAAGAAGATCCAGGTGGCCCATCCCCGGAATATTGACCTGAAGTTCGACTGTTAGCCCCGCTTCTTCCAGCAGGTACCGGGCCATCGTTTCAATGATGGAACCCGATTGCGGCCGGATTCTGCCCACAAGTGCAAGAACGCTCTTCTCCCGCGCCGCTGGAAAGCGTTCCCTCAACGCCGGAAGTTGAACCACCCCCTTCTTCACCGCAGATTCCGCGATGGTCAGCGCCTCAAGCGGCGGCAGGCAGCGGAGGGATTGGCACACAAAATCCAAGGGCGTCAACGGAAGGCTGCTTCGATGGACCACGCAGCCCGGAACTGGCCTCCCGTGCCGGGCGGCCAGATGCGGTTTCTCCGGTTCCCTGACTACCCACAGCCCCGCTGCCAAGGCGGCCGTGACACAGCCCGGAACCGCGTGATGGCGGCCGGCATGGATGAGCACGGGTTCTGCCTGCGGCAGCGCGTACATTCCCCTGGCAACCCTCTGGACGGAGGCGTCAAGCACACCGGCTTCAATGAGGCGGCGGGGAACTCCGGCTTGCCTGAGTGAGCTTGCGCTGGCGACTCCCCCCAATGCCGCCAATGCATCAATGACAGTTCGCATGGGTGCATGCTGCCCGGTCCGAGGAGTCCGACCCAGGGCCCGTGCCGGCCATGTGGAAAACCTCCGGGTGCGGTGAAGGCGCCGGTCAGTGTACGGGGACTGCCCCTGCGCGCCGAACCCGGACATGACTGCGCAGGGCGGAACGCAGAATGCCACCGGCACGGGGCCGGTGGCATTCTGTGGAAGAAACTAGAGTTGCTAGACCTTGGCGCGGGCGCGGTTGGCCTTGGCACGCTCGTTGGTGTCCAGGATGACCTTGCGGATGCGGATGGCTTCCGGGGTGACCTCGACACACTCGTCCTCGCGGGCGAATTCCAGGGACTCTTCGAGGGTAAGGTCGCGCGGCGGCGTCAGGTTCTCGAAGGTGTCGGAGGAGGCTGCACGCATGTTGGTGAGCTTCTTTTCCTTGGTGATGTTGACGTCCATGTCGTCGGCGCGGGAGTTCTCGCCCACGATCATGCCCTCGTAGACCTCGGACGTGGGCTTCACGAAGAAGGAGCCGCGTTCCTGCAGGTTGATCATGGCGAACGGAGTCACGACGCCGGCGCGGTCAGCGATCATCGAACCATTGGTGCGGTACTCGATGGGGCCGGCCCACGGCTCGTAGCCCTCGGAAATGGAGGCTGCGATGCCGGCGCCGCGGGTGTCCGTGAGGAACTTGGTGCGGAAACCGATCAGGCCGCGGGCCGGAACGATGAACTCCATCCGGCACCAGCCGGTGCCGTGGTTGGCCATGTTGGTCATGCGGCCCTTGCGGGCTGCCATGAGCTGCGTGACGGCGCCGAGGTACTCTTCCGGCACGTCGATGGTCATGTGCTCCATCGGCTCGTGGACCTTGCCGTCGATGGTCTTGGTGACCACCTGCGGCTTGCCTACGGTCAGCTCGAAGCCTTCGCGGCGCATCTGCTCAACAAGGATGGCAAGGGCGAGCTCGCCACGGCCCTGGACTTCCCAGGCGTCGGGACGCTCGGTGGGCAGAACCTTAATGGAGACGTTACCGATCAGTTCCTTGTCCAGGCGGTCCTTCACCTGGCGGGCCGTGACCTTGGCGCCCTTGACCTTGCCGGCCAGCGGCGAGGTGTTGATACCGATGGTCATGGAGATGGCGGGATCGTCCACGGTGATCAGCGGCAGCGGCTGCGGGTTCTCGGCATCGGTCAGCGTCTCACCGATGGTGATTTCCTCGATGCCGGCGACAGCGACGATCTCGCCCGGTCCGGCGGATTCTGCCGGCACGCGGTCCAGCGCCTTGGTGGCCAGGAGCTCGGTGATCTTGACGTTCTTGAGTTCACCGTTGGCGCGGGCCCAGGCAACTGTC
Encoded here:
- a CDS encoding citrate synthase yields the protein MTETNNAATLLHAGGELKLPRIQVIEGNEGYDVSKLLKQTGAVTFDPGFMNTAATTSAITYIDGDAGILRYRGYPIEQLAQHSSFLEVSYLLIYGNLPTPTELDTFDQKIRRHTLLHEELKGFFGGFPRDAHPMPVLSSAVSALSTFYQDSLDPFNAEQVEVSTIRLMAKLPVIAAYAHKKSIGQPMLYPDNSHNLVENFLRLSFGLPAEQYEVDPVVAKALDLLLILHADHEQNCSTSTVRLVGSSNANLFASVSAGINALFGPAHGGANEAVLKMLRQIQADGTKPEDYMEKVKNKEDGVRLMGFGHRVYKNYDPRAKIVKATAHEILTKLGGNDELLDIALRLEEKALNDDYFIQRKLYPNVDFYTGLIYKAMGFPEKMFTVLFAIGRLPGWIAQWREMISDPNTKIGRPRQLYIGEPERDYPVR
- the fdxA gene encoding ferredoxin; the protein is MTYVIAQPCVDVKDKACIEECPVDCIYEGERSLYIHPDECVDCGACEPVCPVEAIYYEDDTPEEWADYYKANVEFFDDLGSPGGAAKIGNTGKDHPMIAALPPQNQDH
- the dapD gene encoding 2,3,4,5-tetrahydropyridine-2,6-dicarboxylate N-succinyltransferase, giving the protein MTETASSAVPETSNATTDERSAYGFGVATISTGDATVLDVWFPAPALGVAAENLRSVENADESLTLIAKNGADEDRGTEQKVVFVQIHLDEAPADTADAYLRLHLLSHRLVKPNTINLDGIFGNLPNVVWTNFGPAPVEGFELTRARLRRRGAVTVYGIDKFPRMVDYVVPTGVRIADADRVRLGAHLAEGTTVMHEGFVNFNAGTLGTSMVEGRISAGVVTGNGSDVGGGASIMGTLSGGGKEKITIGERVLLGANSGVGISIGDDSVVEAGLYVTAGTRVRIPGPKDEVGEDTTKIVKAAELSGVPNLLFRRNSTTGAVEVLPRQGQTVELNDALHAN
- the galE gene encoding UDP-glucose 4-epimerase GalE yields the protein MKILVTGGTGYIGSHTVLSLQEAGHDVVVIDNLVNSSEESLRRVAELSGKTAEFHNVDLVDEAAVEKVFAAGAIDAVIHFAGLKAVGESVREPLKYYYNNLVGTLNLIRVMDRHDVRSIVFSSSATVYGEHNPIPYVEKMEIGANNPYGRTKEQIEDILSDLGSADTRWHIALLRYFNPVGAHPSGRIGEDPQGIPNNLVPFIAQVAVGRREKLMVFGGDYDTPDGTCLRDYIHVVDLAEGHVAALNHVADRAGVFRWNLGSGKGSSVLEVLRSFEKAVGRPIPYEITGRRAGDLPAFWADATSALADLSWSTTKTVDQMCEDHWRWQKNNPQGYAS
- a CDS encoding TetR family transcriptional regulator C-terminal domain-containing protein yields the protein MPKIVDAEARRQDVVEAVLRIIAGDGLERASLREVADEAGLAVGSVRHYFSGSEELLSFSFAVVVDRIVGRLGASLPAVHDAVPGSAEHREAVLTLLCGILPLDEQRALEACAWMAFKNAARVRPFLATEADRSHREVAVIAGRVVSALMPQDEPQDSLVLEAERLLATLDGLCMHALLQPGWMTREMCVDVLERHLDGM
- the dapC gene encoding succinyldiaminopimelate transaminase, translating into MTAAARTFGLDLPDYPWEAMAPYVAKAGQHPDGAVNLSIGTPVDPTPALIQDALKAAADAPGYPTVHGTPALREAIAGWFERRRGVTGLDPRNIMPTVGSKELVAWLPLLLGLKPGDVVVRPKVAYPTYDIGATLAGAASVATDNLDELDDETRARVRLIWVNSPGNPTGSVRGVESLKALVEQARGLGAVVASDECYAELGWGDWDVQRGGQAVPSILDPRVAGGSHRGLLAVYSLSKQSNVAGYRAAFVAGDPDLMPNLVNSRKHAGMIVPYPVQEAMRVALGDDAHVEAQKDLYRGRRDRLVPALLDFGLEIKDSDAGLYLWSTAGESTWDTVARLAERGIVVGPGVFYGEAGNGYIRVALTGSDERIDAAVSRLAAARQ
- the typA gene encoding translational GTPase TypA, which translates into the protein MSETTTNIAVATASRSDLRNVAIVAHVDHGKTTLVDAMLKQTNSFAEHNHLEDRVMDSGDLEREKGITILAKNTTVAYNGPSSHGETITINVIDTPGHADFGGEVERGLSMVDGVVLLVDASEGPLPQTRFVLRKALAAHLPVILLVNKTDRPDARIDEVVHESMDLLLGLASDLADEVPDLDLDKVLEVPVVYAAAKVGRASLEQPANGAAPDNEDLEPLFKTIIEHIPAPTYNPDGVLQAHVTNLDASPFLGRLALLRIYNGTLRKGQTVAWARANGELKNVKITELLATKALDRVPAESAGPGEIVAVAGIEEITIGETLTDAENPQPLPLITVDDPAISMTIGINTSPLAGKVKGAKVTARQVKDRLDKELIGNVSIKVLPTERPDAWEVQGRGELALAILVEQMRREGFELTVGKPQVVTKTIDGKVHEPMEHMTIDVPEEYLGAVTQLMAARKGRMTNMANHGTGWCRMEFIVPARGLIGFRTKFLTDTRGAGIAASISEGYEPWAGPIEYRTNGSMIADRAGVVTPFAMINLQERGSFFVKPTSEVYEGMIVGENSRADDMDVNITKEKKLTNMRAASSDTFENLTPPRDLTLEESLEFAREDECVEVTPEAIRIRKVILDTNERAKANRARAKV